TGATCTTCAAATATTTGTTGGAGTTAAGAGAAAAAGAATTTTCaattattctatttatttttgGATTAAGGGTATACTTCTAATTAGCTTGATTCTGACTTAGTTGATATACATTTGGATTTTAAGTAAAGGGTGTGAGATTCTGTTTAGTTGGTGGAAGAAAAGTAGTTAGAAATGTCAGTTTGAATTTGGTTACATATCACATAAAATTGGTAAGAACTTCACTTGTGATCTATACATCAATATGTTTGGAAAATTCTCTGTACGACCGTTCAAAATAGTTCTTTTTTATAATTTCAGCAAGCTCTAATGCTCTTAGGATACTGCACTGAAGTTATTACTGTTCCATAGGATTGGAGAATTCTGGTTTGAAGCGTGTGGTAGCTTGCAATTTGCCCTAGACTAAACTAGTTGAGACTTACAAGTTGTGGGCGAGTTCTTTAAATGGTTTAACTTTTCGGCTAACTTTTCAATTATATTGAGGGTGAACCTAAAGGGGAAGCTGAGGTTAAAAAAAATGCATCTGCGGATTTATTAATTCCTAGGCTTAGTAAAATAGAGAAAGGGGTTGTGAAACAAGTGGAGAGGTGGTTGGAAGTTTAGAGCATGCTTTTCCTAAATTCTTTGGCGAGATACATTTATAGGGAAAAATATAAAAGCAATGAACTGTAATCTTATTGAGGAGGACAAGCTGTTTTCTGAAATAACAAAAACAACAAGAAATTAGACAGGGGAAGCTGtcaatttgtttattttgtattCTTTCCAAGCGAGGCTGCCCACACAATAACCATGTTACACAATTCCCTAACATCGTTGCCTTATCATTGTGGCCATTTAGGGACCTGAATGCAACCTAGTCTGACTGTTGTATTACAAAACTTTGTTTAGTTTTGAATTAGACTTCGCCAGAATTTAAAGATACAGTGCATGAGAAACAAATGATGAATGATCTAggacacatttcttttgaattaGAGGATCAATAACAGGGAGATAAAGACATAAATGGTTTCCATCTTTTAAACTTGTCTTAGAGTAGGACTTGTCATCAATGTGGACTTTTTGTTTTTCACATGTGCAAGGTATGCGAACTAGTTAACTTTATTTTCAGAATGATAGCATTTCTGAAATATATCTGGTTTTTGTAAATAGACTTATTTTATTTGAAAGGTTTTATAATGCCATCCTTGGAGATGTGCAATATTAAGCAtttaaacaaaaaagaaaaaattccTCGTGAAGTTTATGCCGGTGCCcccttcttttttgtttttgtttttgttttgttaggTTTCTAACGTAGTTTTGGAAGTTCAATTCCCTTCATGGTCATTTGCTCTTGTGGTGCTTTGAAATGGACAGATTTTTGTGGATGTGTATAGTGTGTAATATTgataattatatatacatatattttatatttaagttGTAGTTCTAATGGCAGTTCCGGATATAGGTCTTTAACTGATCAGCTGGTGAAGGTTCAAATTGTTAACGAGGTTAACAAGGTAAAAGAACAAAATATACTTTCCCTCTATCTAATGTGCTTGTTCTCTTTGTTTCTCTTAATGCATCAATTGTTCTTGTATTGTGTGTTTTTGTGAAGGATTTTGTCATTGAAGCAATTAGATCAATTGCCGAGTTGATAACATATGGTGACCAGCATGATGATGGCACCTTTTTCGAGTGAGATAATGAGACTTTGAATTGCTTGTTTCTTGTTGAACATGCTTCACTATGAGCATTTTCATGTAGTCCTTGATGTTTCCAGGCTTTTCATGGAGAAACAAGTTATGGGGGAATTTGTACGTATATTGAAGATTAGTAGGACAATGGCTGTTTCACTCCAGTTGTTGCAGACTGTGAGCATTTTGATTCAGAACCTAGAAAATGAACATGCTCTATGTAAGTTGGTTTTTGAATAAAGATCCTAAAGCTGTAATGTAtttgatttatatatttatttagcaTAATGCGAActtgatcttgatggtctcctcCATCTTAATACTTTGCAGATTATTTGTTCAGCAATGAATATATGAACTACTTAATAACATATTCATTCGACTTTCGAAACCATGACCTATTATCTTACTACATATCATTCCTAAGGTTTGTTGCTAGCTACTTTAGTTGGTTCTGTTGTTACCTTCTACAAATATACTTCTGAATGTATTTTATTAACCATGGTGTAAATTTCATTTCTGTGGTCTGTGAAGAGCAATAAGTCGAAAGCTAGACAAGAATACAATTTCGCTGCTTGTAAAGACTGAAAATGTAAGTTTTCTGAGATCTCGGCTTCTTTTCTTCCTACATAATTACAAATATAAGAATTCTTATATGGAGTTGCTTTGAAAGGATTTGCTTGCATCTGAAAAAGTTGTTTTCAATTAAGGAGGATGTAAATTGGAACTGTCGCAGGTGCAAGGTTGTAGGGTGAATGGTTACccaaatgttttattttttttgaaaaagagacaAAAGTCACAGACTCACATGTCCATGAGTAACCTCCTCCAGTAATAATACAAGTTGTGGTGCTttgtttcaaaaaataaaataaaaagagtaaCCTCCTCCAATGTTTTTGAGTGGCAGTCTGGCAGATtactccaattttttttttcttgacatTTAAATTTCCGACCTTATTAAAATGGTGCAGCCGTACCCTCAGACTTCCTCACTGCCTGTGTCAATGGAACTTGTAGGACACATAACTGATGGTCAACATGTTTACCATTGTAGCAACCTCCATAGGAAAAACTTTCTTTCTCATTGATGCATGCTTCTTCTCCACACCTTGGTAGGTTTGGGTCAGAGGCATTCTAGCAACAAAGGGTCATTGGGTTTTTTGAATTTTTAATGTTAAGAAATGTAAGTTGGGACATTGAGAAGAAGCAGCGGGTGTTTCTCAAGTGCATTATAGTTTTTCCAGAAAGTCAGGAGGCAAATTATGGCCTACTTCTTGTGTTAGTCTCTCTACAAAGAGACTCATAATGTTATGATAAGGTTGTGCAAAGAACAGTAGCCAAACATagagaaaaaatggaagaaataGAGAGTTGTATTGATAATCCAAGAATTTGAGAGCCTGTCTCCTACACAAAGCAATACAAATAATTGCGGCCAAAACTTCCCGGCTATATACTACTTTCCCTACCCTCTTAACAGAAAACGTCCATAATCTCATGCTGGAAGATTACCAGAATATTCTTTAAGTGAGCCAATCATTGTTCCCACCTTAGCCACATATTGTGGTGATTCATACTGTGTTGACGTGACAGTTAGCTCCTTTTTATACTTCCTCCTAGCATAAGTAAAGAGTATCTGTGGCCTATCAGGTTTCTAGAGTCGATTGTTACCTTTGAGTGCTAGTCCATTCAATTGTTTGAAACTATTGAGTTTTGTTCCATGTTATGGAGGGCGATTCTCTAGGTGCCTGCCTTTTGTTCTTTGATGACAGGGTGACATTCTTTGCCTTTATTGTTGGTTATCATTCAAAGTGAACCTTACTTAGATAGTGTATTGTAGTAGCGCTATTTAGGTTCTTGAAATGAGTTTGATAAcccttttcattttttattaatataatatgaATACCAAATAGGTACTTAGGCCTTGAATAACCGGTGGAAATTATACTATATTAGAATAAGAACAGGAAAGTACAAATTTAAGAAGCAAATTGTTGTGTAAaatcgatacgcaagtgcacgtaatcgtaacaagtaataatgAGTAAGTaagatcgttcccacgaggactgtataCTAAGTACCAAAACTTAgttcctatttctatttggcttaCGATAAATAAGTCTcaagaattaactaaaattgtaaaacaaaatTCTAAAATTAACTTCAATAACTGAAAATAAATAACGTTAAGGAAATTCAATAGATTAAAAACTAGggcaattaatttcatcaaccatcctctttaattcTCCTTAACACAAATCGTACTATTCAATTTCTCTCTTGTGATAGtaggtcaacaataataacttatattcatactaggatatataagtctcaatcttatgcaaattttctacatttctgtgataaataaacataagataggcattaagattaacaaccctaaaattaCACAGAtcacacaggtactctcgtcctaatatgaaatctatgtttattcaattacagcatattcaattctcacttctcagatttcgaatcacaatcatatatttcatgttaatggtgatcaatcattcacaagcattaggtTCGAATTGAATAAATCccaagataaaattgaaatcataaaacttgcattaatttaaaataaaggttcaggagaatccattaacaccctagaaaactagtttagttcatgatcaaatttataataaccatagaagaaataaaaagcatccaaaatacagaaattcaaagtagaaaagaagaaaactgtAATGAATTCTTCTTAATCCACTTGCAATCCTCCACAATGTGCCTTCAGCCGTCTCCTAGGGTTAATCTCCTCTTAAAAACGTCcttaagaaagcttttataatccctaattaattatgtgcgaaaggacaaaattgcccttgaaaaatgccctaacTTCGGCTTCCGTACGGACTGGCGCCGCGGCTCCATgtgatagagccgcagctctagtGCATTTCGCGATCCGGAATTCCTCTCTGACTTCTTGTAGCGCCGCAGCTCTACTTGATAGAGCCGCAACTCTAATTCAGATTttaatagagcctcagctctatCTGATAGAGCTGCAGCTCTAATGCTGACAgaatttttttctcttctctgtaactcttagggctgcggctctacaccatagagctgcggctctaattcCAACTTTTCACCAAATCATCAATTTGACCCCCGGTTTCGCCTAGTTTCCATTCCTTAGACCGTTTAACAccgtttcttcaagaattaagcgcttttcctccaatttcaaactatttccttcataaccacacttaatcctgaaaacacaaaACCAAATTAAAGAttaaaattgcatcttaaaacacgccataaaaacataccaaaactagtcctaacaCAAATTAAACAAGAAACAATTAATTTTTGAGTACTTGGACAATATGAGGCCAACAACATATTCATTTGTCAACTTTGGGAGTATCATGTTAGGGCTTGGGCCAGCTGGTGGGCTGTCCTACAATAATGTTTTCCTAGTGTGGGTGCGCTTTTTACGGGAGGTTCTTTGTATATTTTTGATCTCTTTGTTCCTTTATGTATataggatgaagttgtttctttTCCTTTATATGTTGAGGCAATACGATTTGCCTTCCATGAGGAGAGCATGATCCGGACGGCAGTACGTAATTTGacacttaatatatatattggtGAGTTTCAATTGTTCCCTCTTTTGttatcttctctctctctctattatctttttctttttcctctcAAAGTGAAACTATCTTTGGTCGAATGTATTTTGATTTGTGATATGATTTTGACATTTTCAGTTGGAGATGATTGTGTAAATAGATACGTCACAAGTGCTCCGCATAAGGATTATTTTTTAAATCTGGTTACATTTTTACAGAAGCAGTGCATTGATTTGAACCAATTGGTCTCTGATGCTCTGAAGTAAGATTTGGAGTTTCTGATTTTGAATGGGGGagtaatattttatatttactctaaaatgtttatttatatattttttctttcgaGACAGAAGTCCTGCTCAAGAGATAAACTCATCAATTTTTGCCGCTGTAGATGAAATTGAAGATTCTCTCTACTATTTTAGTGATGTTATGTCTGCTGGAATTCCTGATGTTGGGAGGTTAATGACAGACAATCTTTTGCAGCTTTTGATTTTTCCAATTCTAGTTCCTTCACTAACGATAAAAGCTGTGAATGTATGAATTCCAAgttctcttttctttttattttttcctaaggatgtttatttaattattcatagGCAACGTAATATTATTTAACCTTTGCAAGTTTGTCAAACCAGGATATGAAAAGTGGTATAGTCACTTCTCTGTATTTACTATGTTGCATCTTGCGCATTGTCAAAACCAAAGATTTGGCAAATGTTATTGCTGCCGCTCTCCTCTGTCCTTTAGAAGCTTTCATATCACAATCTCTAGCTAAACCGAATGGATATATGTCTGCTCATGAGTTTTCACATGAAATCAAGGTGGATGCCGGTAGCCCAAAATTTGATGATACACACTCATCTGGGACTTCCCAAACTCACCCAGTAGATTTTGTGGAAAATGGTTGTGATTATTCACGTTTGGCATTGAGGTAACATATATTACAGCTAACTTCAGTTTCCTTACTTTTGTCACGTTGTATGATCTGCTAAATTGGATTGTTTCCACACACACACATATGTTCTGGCAAGAAGGATGTTACAAAAGGGTTAGATCGAGTTAGGCAGAATTAAAAGGAAATGCAGGGAAACCTCCCGGACTGATACCAACCCAAACCCCAACTCAATTACAGCAAAGCAGGAATCTCATAAAAAATCAAAGCAAGAACTTAACATTTCCACATTGTTAATTCCAGAAAACAAAGTAGAGTCTGGAATTTTCTGTTGGACGGTTTTGCCTTCTCTCAATGTAGAGTCTGGCTGTTTCTTTTCTGTTTGCTAACAGTTAACAAAATTGTTTTACTTTTTTCCTGTTGTTGTTTTAATTTTTTGGGTTGCACGTTCCTGCACCCTACTCCACTCTTTGTATTATTCCTCTTATATTAAATAATACAAGTAGTgctgttttgttttaaaaaaaaacatttccaCATTGTCAGTTTCTactattatgccatatttttcttatactctctctctctctctgtgaaGAAATTTAAAAtctttttgaatatttttatttttcaccATCACTAGGCTGAAGAAAACGGACAGGTTATATGGAGTTCACAGAGATGTGAAAACTCTATAAATTAGTACAAACAATCCCTAAAATCAGGGAATATATACAAAAATTACAGCTAATGAGGTATTGGATACAACTAAACCAAATCTCTTATCTAAATAAGGTGATACCTAAAATATAATATCACGTAATCAGAAAAATAAATTCCTAAAAATTAGGTACAAATTTGAATTCCacgtctctctctctcctctacaATCTTACTGGAAAGGCTTGGTACTTTCACCGCAACCCCACTGGTTACGGCCAGAAAAAAACACCATAACCCCACTGGTTATAAGCAGAAAATACACCATAATCCCACTGGTTATGGGGATAAATGTTTTTCTTTTAGAATAGAGCATAAAGTTTTTTTTCTGTCCTTAGTAGAGAATGGGGAAGAAATCAGGATTTCTGAAAGAACAAGACTTTCAGCCTCAGGAAACGAACTGGTGGTCTTTTTACAGGCAGCGCATTGGCTGATAGAGTCTTAGGATCTTGGATTGTTCTTCAGACTTCAAAGTTTAAAAGTGGTTCAGGAACAATGCCTATGCTCAGATATTATAGGTTTTCGAAAATAGAAGGTGAGTTTTCCTGAGTCTCAAAGATATTAGATGGAGGTACGAGGTACTTGATTGTACCTCCTAAAGCGAATGTGTATCTTTGTCAGGTTTTGTGGAAAGGGGTGAAGTTTACAATGTGATGCTGAGAAGAAGACCGTATATATCTGTATCCCGGGGATGGTGTGTCCTTTGTGAAAGAGATAATGAGTTGGTGGATCATCTCTTCTGCAGTGCTCAGTTTCATGGCAGATTTGGTATAGAATCCTTAAGGAGCTCAGGTTATTTTTGTGTATTAGAGCTCAGTGCTCGGAGTGTGGTTATTTCATATCAATGGCAGCCAAATTAAATAGAAGCTATGGAAAAGTTTCATGGCAGATTTGGTATAGAATCCTTATGTAGCTCAGGTTATTTCATATCAATGGAAGCAAAGTTAAATAGAAGCTATGGAAAATGGTAGTAGCTGCTGTTTTTTGGGTATTAGAGCTGGAACAGAATAGAACGATTTTTGATAATGAGGAAACTTAAAATAGAGAGGCTGTGGGATTATGTCAAGCAAAAATTTGCATTATGAGATTGGAATTTTGTAAACATTCCTTTCTCGGCATGATTGTGAGATTAGAATTTTGTATTGtaatgttattctaattttttgTTTTCTGGTCTGTTCAGATGGGTTTTCCCATCTTCCCTTGTATTTTTGTATTTCACAGCAATAATACAAGaagttttgtttaaaaaaaaagaacaaaaagcAAGCAGAATTCTTAAACTCTTTGATTTTCAGCCAAATTAACACCCAAAATTGACTTTTTTTCCAGATTTTATTGTTTTGaagattttaaatttttaaaaaattattggaTTTCTTCTACTGAAACAGCCTGATAGATAGCTAGCAAAGAAGAATTTCTCAACAACTGCCTTTTTCATTATCAATCAGCCCCCACCATATTCTGAACAATACTGCAGTGATTAAAAAAAGATGGGTCAATATGGTCCTTAGAATTCTTTTACATGTAACACCATCCTAGAGAAATAACTTGATCAAGTCTTATCCTTTATAGCATTTTGGGAGCAATTAATTTTGACAATGCTGCCAAAAAACTACCCAAATACTTTGTTTGACTATAATTGAACAGAAGACTTCAACACTGTTCTCCATATCTTTAAATATTCTTTTGTTTCTTTCAAGCCATAAAGCCTGGCAACAAGCCATTACAGCTACCTTCCAAAAAATTTGCTTTGGCCACCTATTTCCATTGTCAATAAATCTGTTAAGTGATGGGTTGGTATACAGCACTGTAAACTGAATT
The genomic region above belongs to Humulus lupulus chromosome 1, drHumLupu1.1, whole genome shotgun sequence and contains:
- the LOC133799875 gene encoding protein TRANSPARENT TESTA 9 isoform X5 translates to MWFFSGRSRNRFSLDNLSSGYRSLTDQLVKVQIVNEVNKDFVIEAIRSIAELITYGDQHDDGTFFELFMEKQVMGEFVRILKISRTMAVSLQLLQTVSILIQNLENEHALYYLFSNEYMNYLITYSFDFRNHDLLSYYISFLRAISRKLDKNTISLLVKTENDEVVSFPLYVEAIRFAFHEESMIRTAVRNLTLNIYIVGDDCVNRYVTSAPHKDYFLNLVTFLQKQCIDLNQLVSDALKSPAQEINSSIFAAVDEIEDSLYYFSDVMSAGIPDVGRLMTDNLLQLLIFPILVPSLTIKAVNDMKSGIVTSLYLLCCILRIVKTKDLANVIAAALLCPLEAFISQSLAKPNGYMSAHEFSHEIKVDAGSPKFDDTHSSGTSQTHPVDFVENGCDYSRLALRETLLYYVTCGDDVQVLGSLCVLATLLQTKELDESMLDALGILPQRKQHKRLLLEALVGEGPSEEQLFSLESNSMRESIGSELDRYLLKLKEKYGVECSFRDVVASPHVHRFQVLDALVSLFCRSNISAETLWEGGWLLRQLLSYSEAEFKSDHLKLLNESYKHCAAALLQEVRGVWPDLLLTVLCDEWKKCKRAIEASSPRKQPKFILLSSQKSSTEGPGESSVSAGEKMCELVKLCQISLPSILQFMFMKMFEQKLLV